CGATCTCCGTGTTCGCCGGCGTCAGCAGGAAGACCCGGGTCGCGACCCGCTCGATCGTGCCGCGCAGACCGAAGGTCAGCCCCGCCGCGAAGTCCACCACGCGTTTGGCGTCGGCGGGCTCCATCGCCGTGAGGTTCATGATGACCGGGACGCCGTCCCGGAACAGCTCGCCGATGGCGCGGGCGTCCCGGAAGCTGTCCGGGGTGACCGTGCCGATCCGGCGGCCCTTCTCCTCGGCCGTGTCCGACGCCACCTTCACCCGGGGGTCCGTGACCCAGGCGTCCCCGGACTCGGTGCCCTCGGAGTACTCGTCGTCGTAGTAACGCTCGTCATCGTTGTCGTCGACGAGGCCGAGCCACGCACTCGCCTTGCGTACCGATCCCATGGACGCCTCCTCTCACAGCGGTCTTTTTTCTGCTCTCCGCGTCCCTATGGTCATCCATGATGCGGACGGCGCGCCAAGTGAATAGACGCCGCGCGGGGGGTTTGTGACGGTACTGGTGCACAGCCGATCCGTCGAGAGTCCTTGTGCCCCAAGGGTCGTGACTCATACGGCTGCTGACTGAGAGTGAAATATGATTGTCGGCGGCGGACGGGTGATGATCGGTGCGTCCGGGTGAACGTCAACGTCGTACCACATCACGGGGGATCGTCGTGTTCGGAATCGTCAGACCGTGCGCTCATCGACTCGGGGAGAGCCTGAAGGCCGAGTGGATGGCGCACTTGTGCGGGCTCTGCCTCGCGCTGCGTCGCGACCACGGACAGTTCGCGAGAGTCGTGACGAACTACGACGGGCTGCTCCTCTCGGTCCTGACAGAGGCTCAGACCGGACGGACCGCCGACGGCCGCCGTACGGCCGGGCCGTGCGCCCTGCGCGGGCTGCGCACCGCGTCCGTCGCCCGGGGCGAGGGCGCCCGGCTCGCGGCCGCCGTCTCGCTGGTGCTGGCCGCGGCGAAGGTGCGCGACCACGTCGCCGACCGGGACGGACTGCTGGCCCGCAGGCCCGTGGCCGCCGCCGCCCGCCGGGTCGCCGCCGGCTGGGGCAGGGCCGGAGCCGACAGCGGCGCCGCGGTCGGCTTCGACACCGGCGTCCTCGTCGAGGCCGTGGACCGGCAGCTCGGCCTGGAGGCCCTCGCCGGGTACGGCACCCCGATCCTGACCGTCACCGAGCCGACCGAGACCGCGACCGCCGCCGCCTTCGCCCACACCGCGGTGCTGGCCGGCCGGCCCGGCAACGCCGCGCCGCTCGCGGAGACCGGCCGGCTCTTCGGGCGGCTCGCGCATCTGCTGGACGCCGTGGAGGACCAGCAGGCCGACGCCGCGTCGGGCGCCTGGAACCCGCTGACCGCCACCGGCACCTCCCGGGCCGAGGCCCGCAGGCTCGCCGACGACGCCGTGCACGGCATCCGGCTCGCCCTGCGCGACGCCGACTTCACCGACGGAAGGCTGGTCCACCTGCTGCTCGTGCACGAGCTGCGGCGCTCCGTCGACCGGGCCTTCGGCACGCAGGCGTGCGGACACGCGCCCGAGGCCGCGTTCGGGCCGCCGCCGGGCCGGCAGGCGCCCACGCCCCCGGGCCACCCCTACGGCGACCCCTTCGGCGGGCAGCACCAGGGCCCGGAGCGGCGCGGCTTCTGGGCCGGCTGCGCGGCCGCTCTCGGCCTGTGCTGCACCTGCAAGGTGTGCTGCGCCGACGAGTTCGAGGGCCCCTGGTCGCGGAAGCGGCGCGAGGGCGCCTGCGCCACCTGCGACTGCGGCGACTGCGACCTGTCGTGCTGCGAGATCTGCGAGTGCTGCGAGTGCTGTTCGTGCTGTGACTGCGGGTGAGGGAACTGCCGGGCGCGAGGGGAGGGGTGCGCGTGTGAAGGCGAAGGAAGAAGGGAGGGAACGCGTGTGCGCCCGCCCGCGGGACGGACGCATGCAGGGGGTCGGCTCAACAGGAAGAGGACCACACGCGACCGAAGTCGATGTGGGAGCGCGTGACCAGCCACTGCTGCGGATGCATGGGCCAAGTGGAACAGGCATCCGGTTCCGCGTCAACTGACATGAGACGTACGGCTCACAGTATGGACAGCCTTGACAGTGCACCGAAACGCACGCGTACTCTCGACGGACGGTCCTGCTGAGGGGCTCGGCCGTACCGCGCCGCACGGCGCGCCCGTGTGAAGGCACCACCCGCGTTCTGACGTCTCTTCGCGTCACGGAGCCTTCGCATGTCATCCGACACCCTCGCCCCTTCCCCCGCCGCACCGGGGACTCCCGACCCCGCGCACGCCCCGTCGAGGCCCTCGCTGGTGATCGTCGGAGCCGGTCCGCGGGGGACCGGGCTCCTGGAGCGCATCGCCGCCAACGCGCCCGAGCTGTACGCCGGTCCGGGCCTCGACATCCATCTGGTCGACCCGCATCCGCCGGGCGGCGGCCGCATCTGGCGCCAGGCCCAGTCACCGCTGCTGTGGATGAACTCGCACGCCGAGGACGTCACCATGTTCACCGACGAGACGGTGACCATGGACGGCCCGGTGCGCGAGGGCCCCACCCTGCACGAGTGGGCCGGCCTCGACGGCGCCGCCTTCGCC
This genomic interval from Streptomyces sp. NBC_00557 contains the following:
- a CDS encoding cell division protein SepF, producing MGSVRKASAWLGLVDDNDDERYYDDEYSEGTESGDAWVTDPRVKVASDTAEEKGRRIGTVTPDSFRDARAIGELFRDGVPVIMNLTAMEPADAKRVVDFAAGLTFGLRGTIERVATRVFLLTPANTEIVSGEPAAHREDGFFNQS
- a CDS encoding DUF5685 family protein produces the protein MFGIVRPCAHRLGESLKAEWMAHLCGLCLALRRDHGQFARVVTNYDGLLLSVLTEAQTGRTADGRRTAGPCALRGLRTASVARGEGARLAAAVSLVLAAAKVRDHVADRDGLLARRPVAAAARRVAAGWGRAGADSGAAVGFDTGVLVEAVDRQLGLEALAGYGTPILTVTEPTETATAAAFAHTAVLAGRPGNAAPLAETGRLFGRLAHLLDAVEDQQADAASGAWNPLTATGTSRAEARRLADDAVHGIRLALRDADFTDGRLVHLLLVHELRRSVDRAFGTQACGHAPEAAFGPPPGRQAPTPPGHPYGDPFGGQHQGPERRGFWAGCAAALGLCCTCKVCCADEFEGPWSRKRREGACATCDCGDCDLSCCEICECCECCSCCDCG